The DNA segment TATATCAATAACTCTGACAGGAATTTGTAGTCTGTCTAGTCGTCTTAATCTAGCTTAAGAACGGCTAAGAAGGCTTTTTGTGGAACTTCCACATTACCTACTTGCTTCATCTTTTTCTTACCTTTCTTTTGCTTCTCAAGAAGTTTACGTTTACGTGTGATATCACCACCATAACATTTTGCGGTAACATCCTTACGAACCGCTTTTACAGTCTCTCTGGAAATGATTTTGGCTCCAATCGCACCTTGTATAGCAATATCAAATTGCTGACGCGGTATAAGCTCTTTCAGCTTCTCACACATTCTACGACCAAATGATTGTGCATTGTCGAAGTGAATTAAAGTTGAAAGTGCATCAACACCTTCTCCATTTAAAAGAATATCAAGTTTTACAAGTTTGGCAGCTTTAAATCCAATTTGGAAGTAGTCAAAAGATGCGTAACCTTTTGAAATACTCTTCAGCTTATCGTAGAAATCGAATACAATTTCACCTAATGGCATTTCATAAGTCAATTCTACACGATCACTCGTTAGGTATTGTTGGTTTGTCATCATACCACGCTTAGCCAGACAAAGGTTCATTAAAGAACCAACAAATTCTGATTTGGTAATGATCTGTGCTTTGATAAATGGCTCTTCAATAAAATCGAGTGAGTTTGGATCCGGCATATCCGAAGGGTTATGCATTTCGAAAACGTCACCTTTTTTAGTGTGAGCAATATAGGATACGTTGGGTACCGTAGTAATCACGTTCATACCAAATTCACGATCCAATCGTTCCTGAATAATTTCCATATGAAGCAGGCCAAGAAACCCGCAACGGAAACCAAAACCAAGAGCTAGTGATGATTCTGGCTCAAAAGTTAAAGAGGCATCGTTTAGCTTTAATTTCTCCATCGAAGCTCGTAAATCTTCATAATCTTCACTGTCGATAGGATAGACTCCGGCAAATACCATTGGCTTTACTTCCTCAAAGCCATCAATCCCTTTTTCACAAGGCTCTTCTTTATGCGTAATGGTGTCACCAACTTTTACCTCTGTAGAAGTTTTGATACCCGATATAATATAACC comes from the Labilibaculum sp. DW002 genome and includes:
- the lepA gene encoding translation elongation factor 4; protein product: MKNIRNFCIIAHIDHGKSTLADRLLQETETVGERERQAQVLDDMDLERERGITIKSHAIQMDYEGNDGENYVLNLIDTPGHVDFSYEVSRSIAACEGALLIVDSTQGIQAQTISNLYLAIENDLEIIPILNKIDLPNSNPEDVKDQIVDLIGCDRDEILAASGKTGEGVPDILEAIVDRVPCPEGKPNDPLQALVFDSEYNSFRGIITYIRIMNGEVKKGDLVKFLNTDKEYYADEIGVLRLEREPRKILKTGDVGYIISGIKTSTEVKVGDTITHKEEPCEKGIDGFEEVKPMVFAGVYPIDSEDYEDLRASMEKLKLNDASLTFEPESSLALGFGFRCGFLGLLHMEIIQERLDREFGMNVITTVPNVSYIAHTKKGDVFEMHNPSDMPDPNSLDFIEEPFIKAQIITKSEFVGSLMNLCLAKRGMMTNQQYLTSDRVELTYEMPLGEIVFDFYDKLKSISKGYASFDYFQIGFKAAKLVKLDILLNGEGVDALSTLIHFDNAQSFGRRMCEKLKELIPRQQFDIAIQGAIGAKIISRETVKAVRKDVTAKCYGGDITRKRKLLEKQKKGKKKMKQVGNVEVPQKAFLAVLKLD